The following coding sequences lie in one Deltaproteobacteria bacterium genomic window:
- a CDS encoding sigma-70 family RNA polymerase sigma factor encodes MDSRAVFCAALTPELRAKWQVSDELEAQLDAAWARALAAFPGIAAHAHAFLQHLAAVVDAEVLPALARLDLEGLALAFAGARGLDGAADTLLRLHQHDLRLALVRAGLEGDAAHEVRQRVLVKLFGATAHLASYRGRGDFGAWLKSVTVREAMTWRRRSDAREQGDEREIAAADVLGTQPEESLIKGLFGDRVVAALRDAIAVLEPDDRALLRNRFVDRLTLDQLALVHGAHRATVARWLARLRDTLAEGIRTRLITEPDLAPEEFERWVGWARSRIEFSLGGLIDDASRG; translated from the coding sequence ATGGACTCTCGCGCAGTCTTCTGCGCCGCTCTGACGCCCGAGCTGCGCGCCAAGTGGCAGGTCAGCGACGAACTCGAGGCACAGCTTGACGCTGCATGGGCGCGCGCGCTCGCAGCCTTTCCTGGGATCGCCGCCCACGCGCACGCGTTCCTGCAACATCTCGCGGCCGTGGTCGACGCGGAGGTGCTGCCCGCGCTCGCACGCCTCGACCTCGAGGGCTTGGCGCTGGCGTTCGCGGGCGCACGTGGCCTCGATGGGGCCGCCGATACGCTGCTGCGGCTCCACCAACACGATCTACGGCTCGCACTGGTGCGTGCAGGGCTGGAGGGCGACGCGGCCCACGAGGTCCGACAGCGCGTGTTGGTGAAGCTCTTCGGCGCCACCGCCCATCTCGCGAGCTACCGAGGTCGGGGAGACTTCGGCGCGTGGCTCAAGAGCGTGACCGTGCGCGAAGCCATGACGTGGCGGCGCCGCAGCGATGCTCGCGAGCAGGGTGACGAGCGCGAGATCGCGGCGGCCGACGTGTTGGGTACGCAGCCCGAGGAGTCCTTGATCAAGGGCCTGTTCGGCGACCGTGTGGTCGCGGCACTGCGCGATGCGATCGCAGTGCTCGAGCCCGATGATCGGGCTCTGCTACGCAATCGCTTCGTCGATCGGCTCACCCTCGATCAGCTCGCGCTGGTCCACGGTGCCCACCGGGCCACGGTCGCGCGCTGGCTCGCGCGCTTGCGCGATACCCTCGCGGAGGGCATACGCACGCGCCTGATCACCGAGCCCGATCTCGCGCCCGAGGAGTTCGAGCGCTGGGTCGGCTGGGCGCGCAGTCGCATCGAGT